In Oryza brachyantha chromosome 1, ObraRS2, whole genome shotgun sequence, the following are encoded in one genomic region:
- the LOC107304579 gene encoding uncharacterized protein LOC107304579 — protein MLPASHPLLYACAYRDSALVAELAHADDGGGGGGGGGRGGDDDVPAVAAALVAEAPAHHRHVTHTASGRAHAVLLAPPLVLAAVSRAPQLPSSHLLLFLRRLRCLPGHRMRDEMPRLALRLPFPDEEALARESGEVAAVEAEAEEAERREGELSRRTPKRERRARGGGAGWTWRRKLWLIVLADLVLLCVLFAAWLAVCKGFSCIGR, from the coding sequence ATGCTCCCGGCCTCGCACCCGCTCCTCTACGCCTGCGCCTACCGCGACagcgccctcgtcgccgagctcgcgcacgcggacgacggcggcgggggcgggggcggcggtggccgcggcggggacgacgacgtcccggcggtcgcggcggcgctggtcgCCGAGGCGCCCGCGCACCACCGGCACGTCACCCACACCGCGTCCGGGCGGGCGCACGCGgtgctgctcgcgccgccgctcgtgcTCGCGGCGGTCTCGCGCGCGCCGCAGCTCCCGTCGTCGCACCTCCTGCTCTTCCTCCGGAGACTGCGATGCCTCCCGGGGCACCGGATGCGGGACGAGATGCCCCGTCTGGCGCTCCGCCTGCCGTTCCCCGACGAGGAGGCGCTCGCGCGGGAGTCcggcgaggtcgccgccgtggaggccgaggcggaggaggcggagcggaGGGAGGGCGAGCTCTCGAGGAGGACGCCCAAGAGGGAGCGCcgggcccgcggcggcggcgccgggtggACGTGGAGGCGGAAGCTTTGGCTCATCGTCCTCGCGGATCTGGTGCTCCTCTGCGTCCTCTTCGCTGCCTGGCTCGCCGTGTGCAAGGGATTCAGCTGCATTGGCCGGTAA
- the LOC102708377 gene encoding uncharacterized protein LOC102708377 — MGCAGSKDVTVADVYRPPPTSVSLFDVSAIEEPWLIATGKKDGGDGEASDVDDDDDGDEEEEEEEEGKKPSTAVPLPLLEKLDGFDLAPASWSEVSKALEDIKPTLNSKTTENTKLPAKKKTKKKKKKQPAQAAPPPPTQTQPETAKTSSVPGTDEAAKKAALPPEPSSVRGANHEVDKRPPPPELTGRRVVKDNPFLMRDRENKGNDGAAAAAAKWRRRDPFEGYPERRPPGASGGGVVLYTTTLRGVRRTFEDCERARQAVETCAEAVSAAGGSPVVADERDVSLHGEYLRELRELAGEGAAPPRLFVMGRYLGGADACAELAESGKLREMMRWARARGEACAAKDGRGCEGCGGARFVPCWECGGSCKVVAGDGGGDVERCSKCNENGLMLCPICH, encoded by the coding sequence ATGGGGTGCGCGGGCTCCAAGGACGTCACGGTGGCCGACGTCTaccgcccgccgccgacgagcgtCTCGCTGTTCGACGTCAGCGCCATCGAGGAGCCCTGGCTCATCGCCACCGGCAAGAaagacggtggcgacggcgaagccAGCGATGtcgacgatgatgatgatggtgatgaagaggaggaggaggaggaggaaggcaaGAAGCCCTCCACCGCGGTTCCGCTTCCTCTGCTCGAGAAGCTCGACGGGTTCGACCTCGCGCCGGCGTCGTGGTCGGAGGTGAGCAAGGCCCTGGAGGATATCAAGCCTACGCTCAACTCCAAGACGACGGAGAACACCAAGCTTCCTGCCAAGAAGAAgaccaagaagaagaagaagaagcagccagctcaggcggcgccgccgccgccgacgcagaCGCAGCCTGAGACGGCGAAGACATCGTCGGTGCCTGGCACGGACGAGGCTGCCAAGAAGGCGGCGCTACCTCCGGAGCCGTCGTCCGTGCGTGGCGCTAATCATGAGGTTGACaagaggccgccgccgccggagctcaCGGGGCGTCGCGTCGTGAAGGACAACCCTTTCCTGATGCGCGACCGCGAGAACAAGGGgaacgacggcgccgccgccgcggcggcgaagtggcggcggagggacCCGTTCGAGGGGTACCCCGAGCGGCGCCCCCCTGgcgcctccggcggcggggtggTGCTGTACACCACGACGCTCCGCGGCGTGCGGCGCACGTTCGAGGACTGCGAGCGCGCGCGCCAGGCGGTGGAGACGTGCGCCGAGGCCGTGTCCGCGGCCGGCGGCTCCCCCGTCGTCGCGGACGAGCGCGACGTGTCCCTGCACGGCGAGTACCTGCGCGAGCTccgcgagctcgccggcgagggcgccgcgccgccgcgcctcttCGTCATGGGCCGCTacctcggcggcgcggacgcgtGCGCCGAGCTCGCCGAGAGCGGCAAGCTGCGCGAGATGATGCGCTGGGCCagggcgcgcggcgaggcctGCGCCGCCAAGGACGGCCGCGGTTGCgagggctgcggcggcgcgcggttCGTCCCGTGCTGGGAGTGTGGCGGCAGCTGCAAGgttgtcgccggcgacggcggcggcgacgtcgagcGGTGCTCCAAGTGCAACGAGAACGGCCTCATGCTGTGCCCCATCTGCCACTGA